Below is a window of Camelina sativa cultivar DH55 chromosome 11, Cs, whole genome shotgun sequence DNA.
ACTGCTGAACATTTAGGGAAGTGGCAAATAACAAGCAACAACTCAAAAAAGCTTTGAAAAAGCTAGAGAAAAAGGAGGATGAGCTCATTGAAAAAGTCATGAGGGAGAACAAGCAAAAAGAGAACAACTTGAAGAGACAGAAgctagagaagaaagaaaaggggAGGAAGGGGAATAACACTCTAGAAGCTACCACTTCAGATGCTGCTCCAGATTCTACTGCCCCAAATGCTGCTCCAGATGACCATATGCTATTGCCCCAGAGGCTACTCCAAATGCTACTGCTTCAGAGTTACTGAGGAGGCTACTGTTCCAAGGGTTCCTATTGGGAAGTAAAGTTGAAGAAGGAGATGTTCATGTTGAGTGTCTATCAAGGGTAATATGTTCCATATAATGGTGTCTGATTGCCTGGTTTTTTCGTCCTTCTCATTCTATTCTATGAATGacgtatataatttttagttaatgCATATTATGACATATGAttgaacatatataatttactaCTTTATTAGTTTCTATTGGAAAACATAGTGTTAATATCGCATTAAATAAATTAGCAAATATTACTAACATTGTTAAGTTTATTCAAATTGTATGCATATGCATGTGAAGATTGAAAAGTGAATATGGTACGTATAGAACAATGATATCCTACACCACATATATTAGCAAagaatttagataatattttgtgaaatcGTTGTGTAGAATAATGGACTCattttaatgtaaaatttatgtttatttatttaaacaatattattgtCTTAAACAGTATTAATCTAATATCATTAaggttaattatttaaataaatcatttttgaaATTGGAAATTGCATCCATTGTCATTGTGTTACAACATAGAATGAATAAATTAgaatatcaaaaactttatgttcacttattgtttttaattgcaGTTTTTTAATCCTCaaacaatatattaatttagcttCTTTAGCTATATGCATCTTTGCACAACCAGAACCACAAGAGTGgttattatgatatatattcaCAAATGCTATTGTTATGGTGAACATTGAACAACATTAGCACAAGTTCCTcccataataataaattattattttattttatgattaaaGTATATACTGAAGTTTATTGTAACTACAATACTATAAATTGTATGTTATAATTACTAAGATATTTtagaattataattatttaacttATCTAATTTACTGAAGAAAGTAACTCTAAAAGGAACATAGACATATGATTTGTTTTCAAATCATCTAATGAGACAACCAACATTATACACATAACCGCATGATAATTCCAAGAGAATTGATTCAATAACGAAATCTTTGTGACAATTAAGATACaatgtgttgttttcttatattttacttttatttattacaaaaattaactTTTACAAATGATCAGTTGAAATTCCATAACTGAAAAGAATATGAATTGCTTAATtactcaaaaccctaatcactgAAAGAGAAAATTTGATGTAAATACATTGTTAATAAAACTTTCAAATGCTTAAAGGCGAGTAGTTAGTAGTAGAAGCAAGTTCGTTCGCAATTAATAAAgataataaatatgaaaataacatttgCCTCTACAATTTTAAGCATTCATCGATAATCGagctaaacaaatatattttttatgtaattaactttaaaaagtaACTTTAAAAGGTAACatagatatatatgatttgtttcaaaCCATCTAATGAGACATCCAACACAATACGCATAACGGCATGATAATTCCAAGAGAATTGGTTCAACAACAGAATATTTGTGACAAATAAGATACATcatgttgttttcttatatgTTGCCTTTATTTGCTACAAAAATTAACCTTTGCAAATGATCAATTGAAATCTATAATTGGAAAATAATATGAACTGCTAAATTACTCAAAATATCATCATTGAAAGAGAAATCTTTATGTAAATacattgttaataaaaaaattaaaatgcttAAAGACGAGTAGTTAGTAGAAGAAGTAAGTTCTTTCACAATATATAAGGATaataaatcttaaaataatatttgtctCTACAAttttagtttcatatatatttagtgGTCAGTGATGATTAgagaaccaacaaaaaaaagacgagTTGACCCCATGAGTAAGGATgtgaattatgaatattttgtttgttcacACTTCATTGCATGTGTTAGTTCCTCAACAAATAGAGGTGGTACAAAACCCTAGTTGGGGGGGGGGGGNNNNNNNNNNNNNNNNNNNNNNNNNNNNNNNNNNNNNNNNNNNNNNNNNNNNNNNNNNNNNNNNNNNNNNNNNNNNNNNNNNNNNNNNNNNNNNNNNNNNNNNNNNNNNNNNNNNNNNNNNNNNNNNNNNNNNNNNNNNNNNNNNNNNNNNNNNgttgggggggggggggcggaattgaattgatgatgatgactccaTTCATGACTCCGTTCATAAAGATTTATTTACTTGCTTTCCAAGCCCAGATTAAGGCTGTGAATGGAACCCCCTTTACGTGCgtatttcaattttcttttaggAAATCTGTATCAAATCACCAATCACACATTTACTTAGCAATTTGCGTttttcaaaaaagtaaaaaaaaaaagcagttgGCGTTTTTGTAGGAGGAGTTATGGACCGCACTTTTTTTCTTCAGCAACCAGATACATAGCGTTTTTCAATAACGCACatgaacaaattttaaatttttttttttggttatttatttaagaaaGAGAATAACGTCaatatactagtattttaataataactctatgttaaacttgttttcaattttaaattttttaaaaagttctcataaataaattattttttgtcagaaaaatacattatttctccacaaattataaaataatcatttttaatatgaaaaatagaTTTATAGAAAAACTGTAGTCAGTTTTAATCacaatatatgattaaattatatcatctaaaaagtataatatctattttaattagatttaaaattttgaaaaagaaataatagtTTCCTCAAGAAACgaaattatatttaaacaaTGTATTTCTTCACTAGTAACAATATACATGATTacatgattaatttaattttctttttgttttttaaagtttataaataataacaatacataaaataatttaatttataatatatttgcttataatatttatttataatatgtatttataatatataattatattaattgttaatacaataatatgaaatccgcaCCACAAGTAGTTTTTTACCGATCAAACATTATTATGTACCACTTATTTTGCattaaccgcacttgtcccacAAATACATTTGTTCCGCACGTACCGCAAATATGCGATCACCATTCGGACCCTTACTTTCCATATAAGTCGTTTCTTGTGGACCCTTGAGTAAGTCGCAAAAGTCCTCAAAAAATTTACTAGGATCATTAGCCAAATGATTCTCACTTATATAGTCACTAGGAGATATCATGTACTATAAAACATggatcaacatttaaaaaaaaaattataatataataataataattattgttatatttatttttaaaagttactttgtttgagaaaatatttgcttttaatattgcaattgtttggtaaatctacatatatcttttttgaatactaattattttagaagaatataatatttaatttttttgaagtatattatagttttatattattttgtgaaatatcttaaatagtaattttaatattgtaattgtgagcaaataaaatttattattgtttcaaCCACATAAATTCAGTTTTACAAATCCGCCATGCGaaacattaaaacacacattttttttcatagattgagtaatatatattcgttttatttttttttaaatcaaaacatatgtagaaaaaattctacatatttatatatcatatgtattatatgatatttcaaaacaatttgtaaatgaaataaaagaaagatgataggagaatcagaattttaaacttaacaaaatctttcaaatagagttattaaaaataatcatattgtatacttagatataaaatcttactttttaaaattctgattagtttacaattttttaaaaactaattagcAATTTTGgtccataattaattagagagagaaaataatatttttttggatattaataattatttaaaatattttacaagtctaatattaaaattattttcttacctgtactgaaaaatataaataatgtgaCTGGTGTTTATagccttcttcttttttcttttttcctttttatgcTTTGTTGTCATTGTGATTTAGTTGTAtttgacaagaaacaaagaggtTATGTCTATCTAgatacatttttattgttttctaataaACATAATGTAATCTATgtgtatatagttttgttttctgttttttttcctcatcaatatatagtttgttccattattttgtttcataaataaaaatagttattttgGCCTTTAAAGTTTATATAGCCTTCCTTATACACTAGTAGTGGCAGACACAGGGAAAATTTTACCCAGGTCAATAATTCTATTTTTACACAGTTAAATATTTAAGATAGGAAAAACAGATTATTGGTGTAGAATGAGGGTATTGAACAAGGGTTTGGGGGTGTGAGAACATTGAAGAAAACCAACTAAGCTACTGAAACTtcaatattttacatgcaaaacaatgtattttaacattttaccCAGGTCAGTTGACCCCCTAGCTTCTACTTGGATCCAGTAGTAAGTATTGGGGTGGTGGATGGCTTCGTCTAATTTTGTCGTTTGGCTGAAACGATGAGTGACTTAAATAAACCTCTCTAACGACTAATGCCGAAGTCAACATGTATGTTGAACACGTCAAATCGATCGACGAAAAACCTAAGATGTGGTTTAGGTGACATTATCAGTTCATTTCCTAAACCTTATTTGGGTTTTGGAGGATTAACCAAAGGTATACAATTCGTTTAGAAGACCTACCTTAAAAATCATGCTTTAAAGAAAGTTTATTTATgtcttaaaaaattaatttaagtcatattttaaattagtttccAAAAATTATACTTAAAATAAATCGAAAAAGTtagtattacataatttttttttcttgaaaaaggtacataaatattattacaagaaaattattttcgTACAACACATATATTGGCCATTTTTAATGATAAGAAAATAAGTACTGttgcatattttattttaaatactaatGCGGACtaataaaaaactattatacaaaattttcaatgtaagaaaacaaaaataaaaatcaaacaaaatcactaGTGTGGTGGACTATATTAAAATTAGCACAAACAAAGATCAACACCaaccaatttattttcataagtaataaaattttaaatttaacacaatgaataaaaacacaatacaataaagatttttttttttggtcaaccattgggccacaacaggccggcccattagctTAATCCCTATattcgtagggagcgggactcgatcccgggtgtgatggtgccttgtgggacttacctttggccactgcactaagatcacttcacacaataaagattaaaaacacaataaaaagctaaaatataaaacacaataaaatttaaactgtttcccaatttctttaaaaaaatatatactaaaattaAAACCCGTGGGTTTAAGGACTAATTTTTATTCTTCATAAATCGAAAAACCTAAATTGCTCAATCTTTCTCTCTAGTTCAATTTCAATTCTCATCTGTGAATCCCAGATTCCGGTAGAGAGGATGAGTTTCGCGGCCTACAAGATGATGCATTGGCCGACCGGCGTTGAGAACTGTGCTTCCGGCTATATCACCCACTCTCTCTCCGATTCAACGCTACAGATTCCGATTGTTTCCGGCGATGATGATCTTGAAGCCGAGTGGTCTAATCCTAAGCGAGGTATCCGTCCATTGCCCAACGTCGTTATAACCGCCGCAAATATACTCGAGGTGTACGTGGTTAGGGCTCAAGAGGAAGGAAATACTCAGGAGCTGAGGAATCCCAAGCTTGTTGCTAAGCGTGGTGGAGTTATGGATGGTCTCTCTGGTGTTTATCTCGAGCTTGTGTGCCATTATAGGTATgtctttttttgacaaattcaACCTTTAAGTTACTTCAATCTGGGACTTTGATTTCGAAGTGACGATGCGGTTTGTATTGGATTGTAGGTTGCACGGTAACGTTGAGTCAATTGCGGTTCTACCTATGGGGGGTGGGAGTTCTTCCAAAGGGAGAGATTCGATTGTAGTGACGTTTCGTGACGCCAAAATCTCCGTTCTTGAGTTTGATGATTCAATTCACAGCCTTAGAATGACGTGAgtgtgttcttcttttgttatttttggtcGGACTAGGAATATGAATTTCAGCTCTGTCTCCTCTCAAATTGCATCTGTTTGCTTGATTGCATCCGGACTGTTTCTTTTTGACCTATATACTAGATATTCTGTGTCCAACTGTTTTGGATAATTCTCAAATTTTGGTCTTGTACTGAAGCATTCTTATTGTTTCTAGCTATGCAAGTTATGTAGGCTCCTATACTGAAGCATTCTTATTGTCTTTGTCTGATTGTTTCTTCTAGTTATCCAAGTTATGTAGCATTGCCTCCCATACTTGACTTTAACAAATACTAATGAATCTGTGGTTCCTTTTCAGTTCGATGCATTGTTTTGAGGGTCCAGATTGGCTTCATCTTAAAAGAGGTAGAGTGTCTTTTCCAAGAGGCCCCTTGGTAAAAGTAGATCCCCAAGGCAGGTGTGGCGGCGTTCTTGTTTATTGTTTGCAGATGATCATACTCAAGGCTTCCcaggtttatttttttggcatccTTGATCAGCTTCAGTTTAATTTTTCACTTCATCTGCTACAAGTTTCCAAccttctatctcttcttttactagctttatgctttgtgtttcaGGTTGGCTCTGAACTAGTTGGAGATGATGATGCGTTCAGTTCTGGAGGGACAGTCTCTGCTCGAGTTGAATCATCTTACATAATCAACTTGCGTGATCTGGAAATGAAACACgtcaaagattttgtttttctacatGGTAGGTTTAGCAAGCAAGGTTTTCCCAGTATGTATTATGTGACAAAAAAAACGGTGCTTCCTCTTATAATTATGTGTTTTTGCatcttgttttttgttcagGTTATATTGAGCCTGTAATTGTCATCCTTCAGGAAGAAGAGCATACTTGGGCTGGGCGAGTTTCATGGAAGCACCATACTTGCATGCTTTCTGCCCTTAGTATCAATACAACATTAAAACAACACCCAGTCATCTGGTCAGCTATTGTATGTTCTTAGCTTCCTCTTTCTAcctcaaaaataattttcttccCAAGAATTCAAATATAAGCTGAGAGCAGAAATGAAAGTCATATTAAAGGTTATCGTATATTCAATGTTGTTACATGACTAGGCTTTGCAATCAGCTGtcttttcttctctgttctttgTTTATAATGCTCAAAGGGTTGGCTAATCTTTCGTTAGGAAATAACAAGCTATTTTATGCATACTGGAAAGATGATCCTTCTGAAAAAGCCCTTCGGCAGACTTTAGTCCCTGATCATGCTTATTCCTATTCTTTTGGTATTTTCCAGAATTTGCCCCATGATGCCTACAAACTACTTGCAGTACCATCTCCGATTGGAGGTGTTCTTGTGTTGTGCGCAAATACAATCCATTATCATAGTCAGGTATGTCTATATTACTTAGCTTTTGGTTGTTTATTGTTTGAAATTCAACAAATTCCAGCAACTCCACCACGtttgatatttcttttattGAAGATAAAGTTCTACATTACTTACACATCTGagataccatttttttttttttttagtcagcCTCTTGTGCTCTGGCACTGAACAATTATGCCTCCTTAGCTGATAGCAGGTACATATTTATCGCACACTCTCCACTCTTCAAAACATGTTTTTCTTATGGATATAATCTTGGTACCTCAATCTTAGTTTAGAATTCAATAGCTTAGAATCAACTTTTAACAATTGTAAAGATCTGTTTATACTGTTaaccatatttttttctctttgtgtgTCTGATTTCTTTCAGTCAAGAACTGCCTACATCGAATTTCAGTGTGGAACTCGATGCTGCCCATGGAACCTGGATTTCAAACGATGTGGCCCTATTGTCAACAAAATCAGGGGAATTGTTACTGCTGACTCTTATATATGATGGGCGGTAATATTTTGATCTTCTTTAAATAACTCTGCTGACGCTTGTAAATCTTGCTGCaacttattttgtttataatttgtgAAACTGACTACTACTTTATTTCTTGAAGTGCTGTACAGAGACTTGATCTTTCCAAATCAAAAGCCTCTGTGCTTGCTTCGGTTAGTCAATATGTTCTTTTAGCATATTTGTGCTTCAGTTTGGGATTCAGTTCGATTAGAGATTCCCTACGATAATATACGAAATTTCTTGCAGGACATTACTAGTGTTGGaaattcccttttctttttaggtAGCCGGTTGGGAGACAGTTTACTGGTGCAATTTTCCTGTAGATCTGGGCCTGCAGCATCATTACCTGGGTTGAGAGATGAGGTGATAGTTCAATCTTTCGTAGGCTCGTCAAAGTAACTTCTTTTTTCTAATGTTCAATCAGAACCTGAAAATTTCCTTAATTTATGCAGGATGAAGACATTGAAGGTGAGGGTCATCAAGCAAAACGCTTGCGGATATCTTCTGATACTTTTCAAGATACAATTGGAAATGAGGAGCTATCACTGTTTGGTTCAACTCCAAATACCTCCGATTCAGCACAGGTAGCAAGTTCTGCCTTAGTTAGAATTTTGTAGAATTTTCTATTGAGGTTCATATTCTTCTCTATCATTAGATGGCACTACTATATGAATTGGGGTTCTTTTGCAGAATTCTCCAAATATATATCTGTGTGTGATTTCAGTAGCAAACATTCAATCTAAAAATCTCATGTTGAACGGAATATGACTTCGGTAGTTTAATTACTCAAGAAAGAGTTTTCCTTTGTGCAGCATGTATTATATCAATAAGAGTTAGATACCCTATGTTCTTCTATCCATGTAGTttctcatcttttcttttccaataaATGCAGAAATCGTTTTCATTTGCAGTGAGAGATTCACTAGTTAATGTTGGTCCAGTGAAAGATTTTGCTTATGGCTTAAGGATTAATGCTGATGCAAATGCCACTGGGGTTTCCAAACAGAGCAACTATGAATTGGTGAGCCGGTTGTTTAGAAGTTCTTATATTATACTAGCCTtggaaatgttttattttaaagtataaCTTGCTTAGGTTTGTAATTTAGTGATATCGATTTTTGAAGTATTCTTTTACTTAACAATGAAATCTATTATTCCACAACTTTTAGTGTTTACATGCTTGCCTCGTGTTTCTCTAAGAACTGTAAACGCCAAACTAAATATCTGTGTTTTGGCATTTAGGTGTGCTGCTCTGGTCATGGGAAGAATGGTGCTTTATGTGTTCTTCGGCAGTCAATTAGACCGGAAATGATTACTGAGGTATGCCTATATCTCAAATTGTTTCTGGTATATGCGAAGAATGGGAATTTTCCATTTGTGAATCTTTTAGTTTAAAAACCCTTACTCCCGTTACTGTGGCATAGACCATTTCATGTAAATAGCATTAGTTTGTAGTGAGCTCTGAAGGGAAGGCATTATTAGGACAGTCTCGTGGGGTTATATTTTTCACAAGTAGtgatatagaaaagaaaagtggaaattattttgtgaaaagtACAAGTTAGAACTTAGGGGGACCTCACTGTAGAAAAATGGGGATGTATCCGATCTTACTTAGTAATGCTCTGTATGTGACCTAGTC
It encodes the following:
- the LOC104728802 gene encoding uncharacterized protein LOC104728802 translates to MNVWAGKAILGQQIISVFALRGDNQEKDMAKRFSKEYNARTANQLGDIIPVVSTFYDDKSFTFILKTPPASEVANNKQQLKKALKKLEKKEDELIEKVMRENKQKENNLKRQKLEKKEKGRKGNNTLEATTSDAAPDSTAPNAAPDDHMLLPQRLLQMLLLQSY